The Oreochromis niloticus isolate F11D_XX linkage group LG15, O_niloticus_UMD_NMBU, whole genome shotgun sequence genome includes a region encoding these proteins:
- the LOC100690833 gene encoding interferon-induced protein 44, producing the protein MGGLFSKAPPPPPSPVKLLDAPWRKHFNWGNKEDDLQYVNSYKPQTEGQQLRILLQGPIGAGKSSFINSVKSVLQNRPCTESPVQSTSHSSCTKKYKAFKIKKGDSNCCYPFVLNDMAGLNASSRKTRQLHVKDVKRALKGHIKEGYRFNPECKLSKDDRHYNSSPSDSDKVHILVFVIDASTISSMKQENMEVIEDIRDEANEMGKSTLNRIRIISVDEACPKISRDIRNVYKSVSLKKKIYKFSTDTRINIDNIYPVKNIHSESDLKDGADVLILHALRRIIERGDDFLNKP; encoded by the exons ATGGGAGGATTGTTTTCAAaagcccctcctcctcctccttctccagtAAAAT TACTTGATGCACCGTGGAGGAAGCACTTTAACTGGGG AAATAAAGAGGACGATCTACAGTATGTGAACAGCTACAAGCCTCAGACTGAAGGACAGCAGCTCAGGATTCTTCTACAAGGCCCAATTGGAGCTGGAAAGTCCAGTTTCATCAACTCTGTTAAAAGTGTCCTACAGAACAGACCATGCACCGAGTCTCCTGTCCAAAGCACCTCCCATTCATCTTGCACAAAAAAG TATAAAGCCTTCAAGATAAAAAAGGGAGACTCAAACTGCTGTTACCCTTTTGTCTTGAATGACATGGCGGGACTGAACGCCAGCAGCAGAAAAACCAGACAGTTGCATGTGAAGGACGTCAAACGGGCCCTGAAGGGACACATCAAAGAAGGTTACAGG ttcaaTCCTGAATGTAAACTGTCCAAAGATGACCGACACTACAACAGCAGTCCTTCAGACAGCGACAAAGTGCACATTCTGGTTTTTGTCATTGATGCCAGCACTATATCTAGCATGAAGCAAGAGAACATGGAGGTAATCGAGGACATCAGAGATGAAGCAAATGAAATGGGTAAGAGCACCTTAAACAGAATCAGGATTATCAGTGTTGATGAGGCCTGTCCGAAGATCAGCAGAGATATCAGGAACGTCTACAAGAGCGTATCTCTAAAGAAAAAG ATTTATAAGTTCAGCACAGACACGAGGATCAACATTGACAACATCTATCCAGTGAAGAACATCCACTCAGAATCTGACCTGAAGGACGGCGCTGATGTTCTAATTCTGCACGCCCTCAGACGCATCATCGAAAGAGGAGATGACTTTCTCAACAAACCCTAA